One window of Streptosporangiales bacterium genomic DNA carries:
- a CDS encoding ABC transporter substrate-binding protein, translated as MSFSRRSAAMVLAIVVTATSLAACSYSKEVSDPADDSRCKVTTKPATGKDDTADGAIPATNPDAKNWGLDEDCTYTGAGDFSIDLSKCPVGWDLNSGVTTKINLFTSVPHSGALAAYGAIGDGMKSYFRYVNENGGIYGRKIDMKIFDDQYQPDLTRKNVDKAIESNEYAASFGLLGTANNLAVRSHMNKQCMGQYLTGASDNVLFDPGKHPWTSGFGLDYYNESAIWVEALKRQYPEGAKVALVSIDNALGKAYVQGFKRATKSTKFEVVTEQTNSPTAPNLDDQVTTAAGSKADVAILIEAGTFCTQGIGAIEKSSWDPTLIVSNSCAQIETTFAPLQKQGLTGNGTETVRYYYAPDDADVGDPRFAALVSKKLKEHGLDSHNAQYANGWFWAWYITAILKDASVMKGGLNRATINIASHQYNTRYPLMTEGVKGMVSGVTDAYPFESGQVYKYAGATGKKAGTFAPVGKPIKNEGELGNYTKAQRK; from the coding sequence ATGTCGTTTAGTCGAAGATCAGCTGCAATGGTGCTGGCGATCGTCGTAACCGCCACCTCGCTGGCCGCATGCTCGTACTCGAAGGAGGTAAGCGACCCGGCCGACGACTCACGCTGCAAGGTCACCACCAAACCGGCGACAGGCAAGGACGACACGGCCGACGGCGCCATCCCGGCGACCAACCCGGATGCCAAGAACTGGGGCCTGGACGAGGACTGCACCTACACCGGTGCAGGTGATTTCAGCATCGACCTCAGCAAGTGCCCGGTGGGTTGGGACCTCAACTCCGGCGTCACGACGAAGATCAACCTCTTCACCAGCGTTCCGCACTCGGGTGCGCTGGCTGCGTACGGCGCCATCGGCGACGGCATGAAGAGCTACTTCAGGTACGTCAACGAGAACGGCGGGATCTACGGCCGCAAGATCGACATGAAGATCTTCGACGACCAGTACCAGCCCGATCTCACCAGGAAGAACGTCGACAAGGCGATCGAATCGAACGAGTACGCGGCGAGCTTCGGCCTGCTCGGCACCGCCAACAACCTCGCCGTGCGTTCGCACATGAACAAGCAGTGCATGGGCCAGTACCTCACTGGTGCGTCCGACAACGTGCTGTTCGACCCGGGCAAGCACCCGTGGACGTCCGGCTTCGGGCTCGACTACTATAACGAGAGCGCGATCTGGGTCGAGGCGCTGAAGCGGCAGTACCCCGAGGGTGCGAAGGTCGCGCTCGTCTCGATCGACAACGCACTCGGCAAGGCGTACGTCCAGGGCTTCAAGCGTGCGACCAAGAGCACCAAGTTCGAGGTCGTCACCGAGCAGACCAACTCACCGACCGCACCGAACCTCGACGACCAGGTGACGACGGCGGCCGGCAGCAAGGCCGACGTCGCGATCCTGATCGAGGCGGGCACGTTCTGCACCCAAGGCATCGGCGCGATCGAGAAGAGCTCGTGGGATCCGACGCTCATCGTCTCGAACTCGTGTGCACAGATCGAGACGACGTTCGCACCCCTGCAGAAGCAAGGGCTGACGGGTAACGGCACCGAGACCGTTCGGTACTACTACGCACCGGACGACGCGGACGTCGGTGACCCGAGGTTCGCCGCACTGGTCAGCAAGAAGCTCAAGGAGCACGGTCTCGACTCGCACAACGCGCAGTACGCCAACGGCTGGTTCTGGGCCTGGTACATCACCGCCATCCTGAAGGACGCCAGCGTGATGAAGGGTGGGTTGAACCGTGCGACGATCAACATCGCCTCGCACCAGTACAACACCAGGTATCCGTTGATGACCGAGGGCGTGAAGGGCATGGTCAGCGGGGTGACCGACGCCTACCCGTTCGAGTCCGGCCAGGTGTACAAGTACGCCGGCGCCACCGGCAAGAAGGCTGGCACCTTCGCACCGGTGGGCAAGCCGATCAAGAACGAAGGCGAGCTCGGCAACTACACCAAGGCACAGCGGAAGTAG
- a CDS encoding GntR family transcriptional regulator codes for MGSEVAYQALRSAIVEGRIRPGDRIVEQRVAAQLDLSRTPVREAVRMLAADGLVLATRHRGAIVRTLGRNDVLDLYDLWARLESYAAELASTRATDDDLAEIDTGIRDFAAAAQRTDLSQLDLTRLVSDANRRVHNAIIAASKHVRLAHILTSTVDAPLVFEALRAFRHSELERSNNFHKMIRNRIARGEPKRAAALMFEHIMLGRDQVLLSMAAAEEHE; via the coding sequence GTGGGTTCCGAGGTGGCGTACCAGGCGTTGCGGTCGGCCATCGTGGAGGGACGTATACGACCCGGCGACCGCATCGTCGAACAGCGGGTGGCCGCGCAGCTGGACCTCTCCCGCACTCCCGTCCGGGAGGCGGTGCGGATGCTCGCCGCCGACGGTCTGGTGCTCGCGACGCGCCATCGCGGTGCGATCGTCCGCACCCTGGGCCGCAACGACGTGCTCGATCTCTACGACCTGTGGGCCCGGTTGGAGTCGTACGCCGCCGAGCTCGCGTCCACCCGTGCCACCGACGACGACCTCGCCGAGATCGACACCGGCATCCGTGACTTCGCGGCGGCCGCCCAGCGCACCGATCTCAGCCAGCTCGACCTGACCCGGTTGGTCAGCGACGCGAACCGGCGAGTCCACAACGCGATCATCGCGGCCAGCAAGCACGTCCGGCTCGCGCACATCCTGACGAGCACGGTCGACGCACCGCTGGTGTTCGAGGCGCTCCGTGCCTTCAGACACAGCGAGTTGGAACGCTCCAACAACTTCCACAAGATGATCCGCAACCGCATCGCAAGGGGTGAGCCGAAACGCGCCGCAGCGCTGATGTTCGAGCACATCATGCTGGGACGCGACCAGGTTCTGCTCAGCATGGCCGCGGCCGAGGAGCACGAATGA
- a CDS encoding SDR family oxidoreductase has translation MTVTVVRGRCPAGVDAVVSAATAEALTELFVRVRDELVATADGGGVLVVVQTEEPCADGTVRAAVGALVRSLAREYADRRCRVNVVLVGAADVSAMEDFLTSPAAVMLTGAVLDAR, from the coding sequence ATGACAGTGACCGTCGTACGCGGCCGGTGTCCCGCCGGGGTGGACGCGGTGGTGTCCGCAGCGACGGCGGAGGCGTTGACGGAGCTGTTCGTGCGGGTGCGCGACGAGCTCGTCGCTACGGCCGACGGCGGAGGCGTGCTCGTCGTCGTGCAGACCGAGGAACCGTGTGCCGACGGCACTGTACGGGCGGCGGTGGGCGCGCTCGTCCGTAGCCTCGCCCGGGAGTACGCCGACCGTAGGTGCCGGGTGAACGTCGTGCTCGTCGGTGCCGCGGACGTGTCGGCGATGGAGGACTTCCTCACCAGCCCGGCCGCCGTCATGCTCACCGGAGCCGTCCTCGACGCACGTTAG
- a CDS encoding SDR family NAD(P)-dependent oxidoreductase produces MTGRPAVARPSAASVRVLAPDCLAGRTALVTGAGTGIGRAVTLRLLALGAHVVGVGRRVEPLAETRASTDAPERLRVEQLDIRDRSAVATFVAGLDRLDLLVNNAGGQFVAPATAISARGFGAVLDLNLTATAHLTRTARRALAAAGGRVVTLSLSAPDRGIAGLVHSTTARAGMAALTRSLARQWAGEGIRLFCLAPGTVHTAGVAGEVPTQALDAGVRASLLGRDTGLDEGAEWVAAMGSGVFDAVSGTAVELDGGAGLVDAAASLVPPSAEEPA; encoded by the coding sequence ATGACCGGGCGCCCTGCCGTCGCGCGGCCGTCGGCGGCATCGGTACGGGTGTTGGCGCCGGACTGCCTCGCCGGCAGGACGGCCTTGGTCACCGGCGCAGGCACCGGTATCGGGCGCGCGGTCACGCTGCGGTTGCTCGCGCTGGGCGCACACGTCGTCGGCGTCGGCCGCCGGGTCGAGCCACTCGCCGAGACCCGGGCGAGTACCGACGCACCGGAGCGGCTGCGCGTCGAACAGCTGGACATCAGGGATCGCAGTGCTGTAGCGACATTCGTCGCGGGACTCGACCGGCTCGACCTGCTCGTTAACAACGCCGGCGGCCAGTTCGTGGCACCGGCAACCGCGATCTCGGCACGGGGCTTCGGCGCGGTGCTCGACCTGAACCTGACGGCGACCGCGCACCTGACCAGGACGGCCCGCCGCGCGCTAGCCGCCGCAGGCGGCCGGGTCGTCACGCTGTCGCTGTCGGCACCCGACCGCGGCATCGCCGGGCTCGTGCACTCGACGACGGCGCGGGCAGGTATGGCGGCGTTGACCCGTTCGCTCGCGCGGCAGTGGGCAGGTGAAGGGATCCGGCTGTTCTGCCTGGCGCCCGGCACCGTGCACACGGCAGGCGTGGCGGGCGAGGTGCCGACCCAGGCGCTCGACGCGGGCGTACGGGCGAGCCTGCTCGGTCGCGACACCGGGCTCGACGAGGGCGCCGAGTGGGTCGCTGCGATGGGCAGCGGCGTCTTCGACGCGGTCAGTGGCACGGCGGTGGAGCTGGACGGCGGCGCCGGCCTGGTCGACGCTGCTGCCTCGCTTGTGCCGCCGAGCGCCGAGGAGCCGGCATGA
- a CDS encoding TetR family transcriptional regulator: MASAAAVFARLGYAQSTLEDVATEVGINRATLYYYVGTKEELLVALLDQPIDTMRSRLEEIAAQPDSARDKLAQALREYVQTMVEKPELFIFLSENVHKVMSGPEAERIRSNADRYGRMLGQVIDDGMRAGEFRDDIEPATAVLGILGMFNWIHRWYDPSGPRPLTDFGDTFIEMALSALEPSKRRKR, from the coding sequence ATGGCGAGCGCTGCTGCCGTGTTCGCCCGGCTCGGGTACGCGCAGAGCACGCTCGAGGACGTCGCTACCGAGGTGGGGATCAACCGCGCCACGCTGTACTACTACGTCGGGACGAAGGAAGAGCTCCTCGTCGCGCTCCTCGACCAGCCGATCGACACTATGCGCAGCCGGCTGGAGGAGATCGCGGCCCAGCCCGACTCCGCGCGCGACAAGCTGGCCCAGGCGTTGCGCGAGTACGTGCAGACGATGGTGGAGAAGCCAGAGCTGTTCATCTTCCTCAGCGAGAACGTGCACAAGGTGATGTCCGGGCCGGAGGCCGAGCGCATCCGCAGCAACGCCGACAGGTACGGCCGGATGCTCGGCCAGGTGATCGACGACGGCATGCGCGCAGGCGAGTTCCGCGACGACATCGAGCCGGCGACGGCCGTGCTCGGCATCCTCGGCATGTTCAACTGGATCCACCGCTGGTACGACCCGTCCGGTCCGCGACCGTTGACCGACTTCGGCGACACGTTCATCGAGATGGCGTTGTCCGCGCTGGAGCCGAGCAAGCGCCGCAAGCGCTGA
- a CDS encoding LLM class flavin-dependent oxidoreductase, with product MRVGYTTIFQGDGDTADDQRVYADELRLCDLAEPLGFEMIWATEHHFTSYTMCPDPVQFLSYMAGRTTNIQLGSGAVILPWHDPVRVAEQVTVLDLMSNGRFIFGMGRGLGRIEFDGLRIPMDESRARFVESAEIVMRALETGVLEADGEFYQIPRRDLCPRPVKSFRNRLYAAAVSPESVKIMADVGAGILINPQKDWQDVAEDMRSYRSQYRELKNEEPPAPIVTGWVVCDKDGKKAKDLAQEYIGAYYESVMSHYELGGRHFQSTQGYEYYNRLASYIGKNGSDKVVSNFIELQIYGTPDECYERIMEIRSQVGNNGFNAVCSFSGMSYEFAESNMKLFASEVMPRLKPLPDVDFAELDGVVSA from the coding sequence ATGCGCGTCGGCTACACCACGATCTTCCAAGGCGACGGCGACACCGCCGACGACCAGCGGGTCTACGCGGACGAGCTGCGTCTGTGCGATCTCGCCGAGCCGCTCGGGTTCGAGATGATCTGGGCGACCGAGCACCACTTCACGTCGTACACCATGTGCCCGGACCCGGTGCAGTTCCTGTCGTACATGGCCGGGCGCACGACGAACATCCAACTCGGTTCCGGCGCCGTCATCCTGCCGTGGCACGACCCGGTACGCGTCGCCGAACAGGTCACCGTCCTCGACCTGATGAGCAACGGCAGGTTCATCTTCGGCATGGGGCGGGGCCTCGGCCGGATCGAGTTCGACGGGCTGCGCATCCCGATGGACGAGTCGCGCGCCCGGTTCGTCGAGTCGGCGGAGATCGTGATGCGTGCGCTCGAGACCGGCGTGCTCGAAGCCGACGGTGAGTTCTACCAGATCCCGCGGCGTGACCTCTGCCCACGGCCGGTGAAGTCGTTCCGCAACCGGCTCTACGCGGCCGCTGTGTCGCCGGAGTCGGTGAAGATCATGGCGGACGTCGGCGCCGGCATCCTGATCAACCCGCAGAAGGACTGGCAGGACGTCGCGGAGGACATGCGCTCGTACCGTTCGCAGTACCGCGAGCTGAAGAACGAGGAGCCGCCGGCGCCGATAGTCACCGGTTGGGTCGTCTGCGACAAGGACGGCAAGAAGGCCAAGGACCTGGCGCAGGAGTACATCGGCGCGTACTACGAGTCGGTGATGTCGCACTACGAGCTCGGCGGCCGGCACTTCCAGAGCACGCAGGGCTACGAGTACTACAATCGGCTCGCGTCGTACATCGGCAAGAACGGCTCCGACAAGGTGGTCTCGAACTTCATCGAGCTGCAGATCTACGGCACGCCTGACGAGTGCTACGAGCGGATCATGGAGATCCGTTCGCAGGTCGGCAACAACGGGTTCAACGCGGTCTGCTCGTTCTCCGGGATGAGCTACGAGTTCGCCGAGTCCAACATGAAGCTGTTCGCGAGCGAGGTCATGCCTCGGCTGAAGCCGTTGCCTGACGTCGACTTCGCGGAGCTCGACGGGGTGGTCAGCGCATGA
- a CDS encoding flavin reductase: protein MMTTITQERFRHVLGHVPTEVAVVAGATDSGPAGLAIGTFMSVSLDPPLAGFLVAKTSTSWPRVEPLGRFAVSVLGEDHIETSRRFASSGGDKFAGVPWRPSGLGQPVLDESLAWFDCTTADITDAGDHKLVLGHVHDMWVQSQGRPLIFCHGTYQRLGSR from the coding sequence ATGATGACCACGATCACGCAGGAGCGGTTCCGGCACGTCCTCGGGCACGTGCCGACGGAGGTCGCGGTCGTTGCCGGGGCGACCGACAGCGGTCCCGCCGGGCTCGCCATCGGGACGTTCATGTCGGTGTCGCTCGACCCGCCGTTGGCCGGTTTCCTCGTTGCCAAGACGTCCACCAGTTGGCCGAGGGTCGAACCGCTCGGCCGGTTCGCGGTCAGCGTGCTCGGCGAGGACCACATCGAGACGTCGCGCCGGTTCGCGTCGTCGGGTGGTGACAAGTTCGCCGGTGTCCCCTGGCGTCCGTCCGGGCTCGGCCAGCCCGTGCTCGACGAGTCGCTCGCCTGGTTCGACTGCACCACCGCCGACATCACGGACGCCGGCGACCACAAGCTCGTCCTCGGCCACGTCCACGACATGTGGGTCCAGTCGCAGGGGCGGCCGCTCATCTTCTGCCACGGCACCTACCAACGTCTCGGCTCCCGCTGA
- a CDS encoding enoyl-CoA hydratase, translating into MTGQNRVALSADAGVWTLTLDDPDRRNCLDMELCAELGAAVETVAADVDARVLLVTGAGKAFCAGADLPALFGDSSRTVAQTRTHLHRVYDSFLRIRDLPIPTVAAVQGPAIGAGLNLAMSCDVRIAGPRASFAATFSKIGLHPGGGCTWFLVDTLGTQQAMAILLGGGAVEGEAAVRAGLALKLADDPLARAQELAGQWAKLDPELARDIKTSVRTARNGGFDAALELESWAQASASTKPEIQATVDRFRRS; encoded by the coding sequence ATGACTGGGCAGAACAGGGTCGCGCTGAGCGCCGACGCGGGCGTGTGGACGTTGACCCTCGACGACCCTGACCGCCGCAACTGCCTGGACATGGAGCTGTGTGCGGAGCTCGGCGCCGCCGTCGAGACGGTGGCCGCTGACGTGGACGCCCGCGTACTGCTCGTCACCGGCGCGGGCAAGGCGTTCTGCGCGGGCGCGGACCTGCCCGCCCTGTTCGGCGACAGCAGCCGTACGGTGGCGCAGACCCGTACGCACCTGCATCGCGTGTACGACAGCTTCCTGCGCATCCGCGACCTGCCGATCCCCACCGTCGCCGCCGTACAGGGCCCGGCGATCGGCGCCGGCCTCAACCTGGCGATGAGCTGCGACGTCCGGATCGCAGGACCGAGGGCGTCGTTCGCCGCCACGTTCTCGAAGATCGGCCTGCACCCAGGCGGCGGCTGTACGTGGTTCCTCGTCGACACGCTGGGCACCCAGCAGGCGATGGCGATCCTGCTCGGCGGCGGCGCCGTAGAGGGCGAGGCAGCGGTACGCGCCGGCCTGGCGCTCAAGCTCGCCGACGACCCGCTCGCGCGCGCCCAGGAGCTGGCCGGCCAGTGGGCAAAGCTCGACCCGGAACTCGCCCGCGACATCAAGACCTCCGTACGCACCGCCCGCAACGGCGGCTTCGACGCCGCCCTGGAGCTCGAGTCCTGGGCGCAGGCATCCGCCTCCACCAAGCCGGAGATCCAGGCCACCGTGGACCGCTTCCGCCGCTCCTGA
- a CDS encoding acyl-CoA dehydrogenase — protein MTVAEASDVSKLRAEVRELVEQWRRAGRIEPQCDAWLRGYDPEFSRALAERGWIGLTWPRHLGGSERSAVARLVLTEELLRTGAPVAGHWMGDRQIGPAILRYGTPELQRRYLPRIAAGHVTFCLGMSETESGSDLASVRTKATQVDGGWRITGRKIWTSHAHRATHAYVLARSDASGDKHEGLTEFIVDMTAAGVEVRPIYDLRGDHHFNEVTFDDVFVPDSEVLGRPGNGWTQVTEQLAFERGGMERVLSTYPLLLEVVAAADSDADVERVGDAFALVATLRRLGLRVADEIDRGAAPVLPAAVLKDVGTLFEQDVNELARTVLDVEPDPFGGGAAQLLAEGVLAAPGFTIRGGVTAILRTIVAREVRNGGRALTRPIGTPELAEVADDVLSERGGEPDTELAPGGVWATAVELGWPGVGCAEELGGSGGELADLVPLVQACGRHVVSMPLAESAWARLLAARYGHEVSGLPSTVVLPRQGTETLRVDGDTVTGTVQRVPWGCAAATLLAVATDTDDSRVLLEVAGDAGGVTRTPAANLAGEPRDTVHFEQAVATRIATLGADEEPLAVGALLRTAQTVGALQTALAHTAEHVAVREQFGRPLAKFQDVGAHLAGMFEQVTLAEVALESAVAADDGDRIAVAAVVAARAATTVTRSAHQLHGAIGITREHPLHLVTRRLWSWRDEVGGERYWARRIGRRVCDLGQDPLWDWVIGERT, from the coding sequence ATGACCGTGGCCGAGGCCAGCGACGTCTCGAAGCTGCGCGCGGAGGTGCGCGAGCTGGTCGAGCAGTGGCGGCGCGCGGGACGTATCGAGCCGCAGTGCGACGCGTGGCTGCGCGGGTACGACCCGGAGTTCAGCCGTGCACTCGCAGAACGCGGCTGGATCGGCCTGACCTGGCCACGCCACCTCGGCGGCAGCGAGCGGTCGGCCGTCGCCCGGCTGGTGCTCACCGAGGAGCTGCTGCGTACCGGCGCGCCTGTCGCCGGGCACTGGATGGGCGACAGGCAGATCGGCCCGGCCATCCTGCGCTACGGCACGCCCGAGCTGCAGCGCCGTTACCTGCCGCGGATCGCCGCCGGCCACGTGACGTTCTGCCTCGGCATGAGCGAGACGGAGTCCGGGTCCGACCTCGCGTCGGTGCGGACGAAGGCGACGCAGGTCGACGGTGGCTGGCGGATCACCGGCCGCAAGATCTGGACCAGCCACGCGCACCGCGCCACGCACGCGTACGTGCTCGCCCGTTCGGACGCCTCGGGCGACAAGCACGAGGGGCTCACCGAGTTCATCGTGGACATGACCGCCGCGGGCGTCGAGGTGCGGCCGATCTACGACCTGCGTGGCGACCACCACTTCAACGAGGTCACCTTCGACGACGTCTTCGTGCCCGATAGCGAGGTGCTCGGCCGGCCGGGCAACGGCTGGACCCAGGTCACCGAACAGCTGGCGTTCGAGCGCGGCGGGATGGAGCGCGTGCTCAGCACGTACCCGCTGCTGCTCGAGGTCGTCGCAGCGGCGGACAGCGACGCCGACGTCGAACGCGTGGGCGACGCCTTCGCGCTCGTCGCGACACTGCGCAGGCTCGGGCTGCGGGTCGCCGACGAGATCGACCGCGGTGCGGCGCCGGTGCTGCCTGCCGCCGTGCTGAAGGACGTCGGCACGCTGTTCGAGCAGGACGTCAACGAGCTCGCGCGGACGGTGCTCGACGTCGAACCTGACCCGTTCGGCGGCGGTGCCGCGCAGCTGCTCGCCGAGGGTGTGCTCGCCGCACCCGGGTTCACCATCCGCGGCGGCGTGACCGCCATCCTCCGCACCATCGTCGCGCGCGAGGTGCGCAACGGCGGGCGTGCGCTGACCCGGCCGATCGGCACCCCCGAGCTCGCCGAGGTCGCCGACGACGTACTGAGCGAGCGTGGCGGGGAACCGGACACCGAGCTCGCTCCCGGCGGGGTCTGGGCCACGGCCGTCGAGCTCGGGTGGCCCGGTGTCGGTTGCGCGGAGGAGCTGGGCGGGTCCGGCGGTGAGCTCGCCGACCTGGTGCCGCTGGTGCAGGCGTGCGGCCGGCACGTGGTGAGCATGCCGCTGGCCGAGTCCGCCTGGGCCAGGTTGCTCGCCGCGCGGTACGGGCACGAGGTCTCCGGACTGCCCTCGACCGTGGTGCTGCCGCGCCAGGGAACTGAGACGTTGCGCGTCGACGGCGACACCGTCACGGGGACCGTGCAGCGCGTGCCGTGGGGATGCGCGGCGGCGACGTTGCTCGCCGTGGCGACCGACACCGACGACAGCCGCGTGCTGCTCGAGGTGGCCGGCGACGCCGGTGGCGTGACCCGTACACCGGCGGCGAACCTGGCCGGCGAACCGCGCGACACCGTGCACTTCGAGCAGGCCGTGGCGACGCGGATCGCGACGTTGGGCGCGGACGAGGAGCCGCTCGCCGTCGGCGCGCTGTTGCGTACCGCCCAGACGGTAGGCGCGTTGCAGACCGCCCTGGCACACACGGCCGAGCACGTCGCCGTACGCGAGCAGTTCGGCCGGCCGCTGGCCAAGTTCCAGGACGTCGGCGCACACCTCGCCGGGATGTTCGAACAGGTCACGCTGGCCGAGGTGGCGCTCGAGTCCGCGGTGGCAGCCGACGACGGCGACCGCATAGCCGTCGCGGCCGTTGTCGCGGCGCGGGCAGCCACGACGGTGACCAGGTCGGCGCACCAGCTGCACGGCGCGATCGGGATCACCCGCGAGCACCCGCTGCACCTGGTGACCCGCCGGCTGTGGTCGTGGCGGGACGAGGTCGGCGGCGAGCGCTACTGGGCGCGCCGAATCGGCCGGCGGGTGTGCGACCTCGGGCAGGATCCGCTGTGGGACTGGGTGATCGGAGAACGGACATGA
- a CDS encoding NADPH nitroreductase encodes MNGEGKLAGVGVLVVGLGPMGRGIARVFDRAGARVSVVDISPEDTATGLDRIRAEADKDGETLHDMQGAELADAVSQAELVVEAAVEDMAVKRQLLADIAAAGGPELVVASNTSSLSIGEMGHAFGDPARVVGMHFFNPPTKMRLVEVIVAAGTSARTADRARELVAALGKTAVTCADSPNFIVNRVCRPLYYEAQLLVSQGVEPGVVDAVACGALGHPMGPLTLLDFTGLHTHLASSETALREFGDPRYRPVPLVRRLVRSGMTGRAAGHGYYDYAAEKPRAALARVTRQPGEAGDPGVQIYRCGAPTERDLREVRDMAAAGPVVVDSSDGHWLEALPDGVGWLHLHQAPHGGVFAEVVHDEVAGIEVPSFVYAMLDGLGAAAVEVPALPGLVADRLAHCMANEASTLVEEGIATPADIDTALALGMNHPRGPFEQLAADGADVVCSSLRSMAERTGDPRYRPAQLLVRQAARR; translated from the coding sequence ATGAACGGCGAGGGCAAGCTCGCCGGCGTCGGTGTGCTCGTCGTCGGTCTCGGGCCGATGGGCCGCGGCATTGCGCGGGTCTTCGACCGCGCCGGTGCCCGCGTGAGCGTCGTGGACATCTCGCCGGAGGACACGGCCACGGGACTTGACCGCATCCGTGCCGAAGCCGACAAGGACGGCGAGACGCTGCACGACATGCAGGGTGCCGAGCTGGCGGACGCGGTGTCGCAGGCGGAGCTCGTCGTCGAGGCCGCCGTCGAGGACATGGCCGTCAAGCGCCAGCTGCTCGCGGACATCGCGGCCGCTGGCGGTCCCGAGCTGGTCGTCGCGTCGAACACGTCGTCGCTGAGCATCGGCGAGATGGGGCACGCGTTCGGCGACCCCGCACGGGTCGTCGGCATGCACTTCTTCAACCCGCCGACGAAGATGCGGCTGGTCGAGGTGATCGTTGCGGCCGGCACGAGCGCACGGACCGCCGACCGTGCGCGCGAACTGGTCGCTGCCCTTGGCAAGACCGCCGTCACGTGCGCCGACTCGCCGAACTTCATCGTCAACCGGGTCTGCCGCCCGCTGTACTACGAGGCACAGCTGCTGGTGTCGCAGGGCGTCGAGCCTGGCGTGGTCGACGCCGTGGCCTGCGGCGCACTGGGGCACCCGATGGGGCCGTTGACGCTGCTCGACTTCACCGGGCTGCACACCCACCTGGCGTCGTCGGAGACCGCACTGCGCGAGTTCGGCGACCCGCGCTACCGGCCGGTCCCGTTGGTACGCAGGCTCGTCCGCAGCGGCATGACCGGCCGGGCGGCCGGTCATGGCTACTACGACTACGCGGCGGAGAAACCGCGCGCCGCGCTCGCCCGGGTGACCAGGCAGCCGGGCGAGGCGGGGGATCCAGGCGTGCAGATCTACCGCTGCGGTGCACCCACCGAGCGCGACCTGCGTGAGGTACGCGACATGGCGGCCGCCGGTCCTGTGGTGGTAGACAGTTCGGACGGGCACTGGCTCGAGGCGCTCCCCGACGGCGTCGGCTGGCTGCATCTGCACCAGGCGCCGCACGGTGGTGTGTTCGCCGAGGTGGTGCACGACGAGGTCGCCGGAATCGAGGTGCCGTCATTCGTCTACGCCATGCTGGACGGGCTCGGTGCTGCCGCTGTGGAGGTGCCGGCGTTGCCCGGCCTGGTGGCCGACCGGCTGGCGCACTGCATGGCGAACGAGGCGAGCACGCTGGTCGAGGAGGGGATCGCAACGCCGGCCGACATCGACACGGCGCTGGCGCTCGGCATGAACCACCCGCGCGGGCCGTTCGAGCAACTCGCGGCCGACGGCGCCGACGTCGTGTGCAGCAGCCTGCGCTCGATGGCCGAGCGTACGGGCGACCCGCGTTACCGGCCGGCCCAGCTGTTGGTGCGGCAGGCGGCGCGCCGCTGA